From one Gossypium hirsutum isolate 1008001.06 chromosome D08, Gossypium_hirsutum_v2.1, whole genome shotgun sequence genomic stretch:
- the LOC107929984 gene encoding myosin heavy chain, striated muscle isoform X3: MFKSARWRSDKDRIKAVFKLQFHATQLAESKLQALMISVIPDDGGKPIKTLEKATVQNGNCRWENPLYETVKFVREPKTGKINERIYHFILSTGVGKGGLVGEVSIDFAVYAEANKTSTVSLPLKNSNSKAILHVSIQRLHENADQREVEETEDASFKLQERSLKAHLSNGYEDESIKKDLIEDASFSKTTHNVELRGNHKGSDGSDITISSSNSSSELDTPRELGMKDDNVKNEWSAGSDHGMSTEDSNSSQDNFPRENCQHGSDSEIEKLKNEVNALSRQVDVSDMELQTLRKQIVKESKRGQDLSREVVTLKEERDALKLECNKLKAFQKQKNDAKLNNRPQFENGDPWVLVQEIREELKYEKDLNSNLRLQLQKTQESNAELILAVQDLEEMLDAKNMEMSNTPNKSGSHGSAKELRGTISRSDKDENEYNRASEHLVKEHRGTKETSVLEQKVMDLNSELEIYKRDKDELEAQMEQLALDYEILKQENHDISYKLEQTRLREQLKIQYECPSSSATINELENQIECLQRELSKQSKEFSGSLVTINELETHIRSLEEELEKQAKVFERDLGSVTQNKVEQEQRAIKAEEALQMTRLKNANTAERLQEEFKKLSMQMASTFDANEKVATNALAEANKLRLQRNQLEELLKKAKEELQSTTDDYEAKLCDLSNLVKLKSNQIEQMLEEIDDKSKQLEHQKKHVEEVSGAFSKEISSLKAEIDKLTTEKKCLREQAEQMESLKLELEHTKALVQGTEEQMQRGNLERNNLVSAIALMKKEATKSEEELQRMRHLKEEKDASIESLQSELDTLKAQCDKLKHSVFEDEIEKEKLRKQVVQLRTDLKKKEDAFTGIEKKLKESNRRGVVSDGTRTPLRNNKSAMVPHSPKEVASLRETIKLLAGQMKLKEAALETSTNVFLEKEKDLQKKIDELENKLNEYNTGFCSYQLQKVFKDTKEVTSNGKACISKENGYAVPFVKSSDGGNHDELMAELTSLKERNKSMENELKDMQERYSDISLKFAEVEGERQQLVMTVRNLMNAKKS; encoded by the exons ATGTTTAAGTCGGCGAGATGGAGGAGCGACAAGGACAGGATCAAAGCTGTCTTCAAGTTGCAGTTCCATGCTACTCAA TTGGCAGAGTCAAAATTGCAAGCATTGATGATATCAGTAATTCCTGACGATGGGGGAAAACCGATAAAAACATTAGAAAAGGCGACGGTTCAGAACGGAAACTGTCGATGGGAAAATCCACTTTACGAGACCGTTAAATTTGTTAGGGAGCCAAAAACTGGAAAGATCAATGAAAGGatctatcattttattttatcaaca GGTGTGGGAAAAGGAGGTTTGGTTGGGGAAGTTTCAATTGATTTTGCTGTTTATGCTGAGGCAAATAAAACTTCCACCGTTTCTCTTCCATTAAAGAATTCGAACTCTAAAGCAATTTTGCAT GTCTCAATACAGAGGTTGCATGAAAATGCTGATCAAAG AGAGGTGGAAGAAACTGAAGATGCAAGTTTTAAATTGCAAGAGAGGAGCTTGAAGGCCCACTTGAGCAATGGTTATGAAGATGAAAGCATTAAGAAGGATCTCATTGAA GATGCATCTTTCAGCAAAACCACCCACAATGTTGAATTGCGTGGAAATCATAAAGGATCTGATGGATCTGATATTACCATTTCAAGTTCTAATAGTAGCTCTGAACTTGATACTCCACGAGAACTTGGAATGAAGGATGACAATGTAAAGAATGAGTGGTCGGCAGGTTCTGATCACGGAATGAGTACTGAAGACTCCAACAGTTCCCAGGACAACTTTCCACGAGAAAATTGCCAACATGGTTCAGATAGTGAGATTGAAAAGCTCAAGAATGAGGTCAATGCTTTGTCCAGGCAAGTGGATGTGTCAGATATGGAATTGCAGACTCTGAGGAAGCAAATTGTAAAGGAGAGCAAAAGGGGGCAGGATCTCTCACGGGAAGTTGTTACTTTGAAAGAAGAAAGAGATGCACTCAAATTAGAATGTAATAAACTGAAAGCCTTTCAGAAGCAAAAGAATGATGCAAAACTAAACAACAGGCCGCAGTTTGAGAATGGGGATCCCTGGGTTCTGGTTCAAGAAATCAGAGAAGAGCTGAAATATGAGAAGGATCTGAATTCCAATCTTCGGTTACAACTGCAGAAGACACAGGAATCAAATGCTGAGTTAATCCTTGCTGTACAAGACCTAGAAGAAATGTTGGATGCAAAGAACATGGAGATGTCCAACACTCCTAACAAATCAGGGTCCCATGGCAGTGCTAAAGAATTGAGAGGCACCATCTCAAGAAGTGACAAAGATGAGAATGAATATAATAGGGCATCAGAACATCTTGTTAAAGAACACAGAGGCACCAAGGAGACCTCTGTCCTGGAGCAGAAGGTCATGGACCTCAACAGTGAGTTGGAGATCTACAAGAGAGATAAAGATGAGCTCGAGGCACAAATGGAGCAGCTGGCACTTGACTATGAGATACTGAAGCAGGAAAATCATGACATCTCATACAAATTAGAGCAAACCCGGCTGCGAGAACAACTGAAGATACAGTATGAGTGCCCATCTTCTTCTGCTACCATAAATGAACTCGAGAACCAAATTGAATGCTTGCAAAGGGAACTCAGCAAGCAATCAAAAGAATTCTCCGGCTCTTTGGTGACTATAAATGAACTCGAAACCCATATCAGAAGCTTGGAGGAGGAGTTAGAAAAACAGGCAAAAGTGTTTGAAAGGGATCTAGGATCTGTCACACAAAACAAAGTTGAGCAGGAGCAAAGAGCTATTAAAGCTGAGGAAGCCTTACAAATGACAAGATTGAAGAATGCAAATACAGCTGAAAGGCTACAAGAGGAATTCAAAAAACTCTCCATGCAGATGGCCTCAACATTTGATGCAAATGAGAAGGTGGCAACAAATGCTCTAGCTGAAGCTAATAAGTTACGCTTGCAGAGAAATCAGCTGGAAGAACTGCTCAAGAAAGCTAAGGAAGAGCTCCAATCAACTACGGATGATTATGAAGCGAAACTCTGTGACCTTTCCAATCTAGTAAAGTTAAAATCAAATCAGATAGAGCAGATGTTGGAGGAAATTGATGACAAATCTAAGCAGCTTGAACACCAAAAGAAGCATGTGGAAGAAGTTAGTGGGGCTTTTTCTAAGGAGATCAGTAGCCTAAAAGCTGAGATTGACAAGCTGACTACCGAAAAGAAATGCCTACGTGAACAAGCTGAGCAGATGGAAAGCTTGAAACTTGAGTTGGAACATACAAAAGCACTTGTCCAAGGAACTGAAGAGCAGATGCAAAGAggaaatttagaaagaaataatcTAGTGAGTGCGATTGCTTTGATGAAAAAGGAAGCAACTAAGTCAGAGGAGGAGTTGCAGAGAATGAGGCATTTGAAGGAAGAGAAAGATGCATCAATTGAATCCTTACAATCAGAGCTGGACACCCTCAAAGCTCAGTGCGATAAATTGAAACATTCAGTGTTTGAGGATGAAATAGAGAAAGAAAAACTCAGGAAGCAAGTAGTTCAATTAAGGACTGACCTTAAGAAGAAGGAAGATGCATTTACTGGAATAGAAAAGAAGTTGAAAGAGAGCAATAGAAGAGGAGTTGTTTCTGATGGAACAAGAACACCATTAAGAAACAATAAATCTGCCATGGTTCCTCACAGTCCTAAAGAGGTCGCAAGCCTGAGGGAGACAATAAAGTTGCTTGCG GGACAAATGAAGTTGAAGGAAGCTGCTTTGGAAACATCCACAAATGTCTTTTTGGAAAAGGAAAAGGATCTTCAGAAGAAAATTGATGAGTTAGAAAACAAACTCAATGAGTACAACACTGGTTTCTGCAGTTACCAACTTCAAAAG GTATTTAAAGACACTAAGGAGGTTACATCAAATGGGAAAGCATGCATATCGAAAGAAAATGGATATGCAGTGCCCTTCGTGAAAAG CAGTGATGGTGGTAACCATGATGAACTGATGGCTGAACTAACATCCTTAAAGGAGCGAAACAAATCCATGGAAAATGAATTGAAAGATATGCAAGAACGATATTCAGATATAAGCCTCAAATTCGCAGAGGTAGAAGGTGAACGGCAACAGCTTGTGATGACTGTGCGGAACCTCATGAATGCCAAGAAGAGCTGA